One Nostoc sp. UHCC 0302 DNA window includes the following coding sequences:
- a CDS encoding RNA-binding protein — protein sequence MSIYVGNLSYSVTQDDLTNVFSEYGTVKRVQLPTDRETGRARGFGFVEMESSAAEDAAIEALDGAEWMGRVLKVNKARPREEKGTRSGGGSSWGKNSGEYSRRY from the coding sequence ATGTCAATCTACGTAGGGAATCTATCCTACAGCGTCACACAAGACGACCTAACTAATGTATTTTCCGAGTACGGTACTGTCAAACGCGTTCAATTACCTACAGATAGGGAAACAGGACGCGCAAGAGGCTTTGGTTTCGTAGAAATGGAATCATCAGCCGCAGAAGATGCCGCTATTGAGGCTTTAGATGGTGCTGAATGGATGGGACGTGTATTAAAAGTGAATAAGGCTAGACCACGGGAGGAGAAAGGTACTCGCTCTGGCGGTGGTAGTAGTTGGGGAAAAAATAGCGGTGAATACTCGCGCCGTTATTAA